The Candidatus Poribacteria bacterium nucleotide sequence GCGATCCCTTCGATATCGAGGACTTGACGCTCCGCATCTTCCGCAACGATTACGGGCGAGTCGGCGAGATCGCAGCGACCGGCATCAGCCTGGTCGAGATCGCCTGTTGGGACATCGTCGGGAAGGTGACCGGTCAGCCCGTCTACCGCTTGCTGGGCGGCGCCTGCCGCGACCGCATCAAGGCGTACGCGAACGGCTGGTACCGCGTGGAACGCACGCCGGAGGAGTTCCACGCCGCTGCCAAGCAAGTGATCGCCAAGGGCTACCGAGCCCTCAAGTTCGATCCGTTCGGAGCCGGACACTACGAGCTCGACTACGACGAGAAACTGCGATCCGTCGCTCTCGTCGAGGCGGTGCGCGACGCCGTGGGGTCCGAGGTGGAAATCCTCGTCGAGATGCACGGACGGTTCTCGCCAGCGACAGCCATCGACATCGCGGCACAGCTCGAACGGTACCAGCCGAGTTGGGTCGAGGAACCGGTTCCGCCGGACAATCTGGACGCACTGCGCAAGGCGGCGGCGAAGATCCGCACGCCCGTCGCCACCGGCGAGCGGTTGCACACGCTGTTCGAGTTCCGCGACCTATTCGCCACCGAGGCCGCCGACATCATCCAGCCCGACATCACCCAGATGGGCGGCATCCTGAACGGTAAGAAGGTCGCGGCGATGGCGGACGCCAACTACGTCCTAGTCGCGCCGCACAACGTCGGCGGACCCGTCTCGACGGCGGCAGCCCTCCATTTCGCCGCCTGCACGACGAACTTCAAGATCCAGGAGCACTTCAACGACTTTCAGGAGCTCTGGGTCAAGGAGACCGCCATCGGCGGCGGTTACCCGGAAGTCGTGGACGGCTACTTCCCGCTGCCGACGGGCCCCGGCCTAGGCGTCACACTCAACGAAGACCTGATCCGCGAGCATCCGTTCCAGGAGGGGTCGTTCAACCTCTGGGAGGACGACTGGCACAAGCGCAAGTACTGACGCGAGCCGCTAGGGCCACGGAAAGACGGGCGCGGGAACCTTCGTCAGCCAACTGATCCCGGTCCAGAGCACCGCCATCGAGAACTCGCCGAAGACCATCCCCAGGAAGAAGGGGCGGAACCGCCGGTACCCACGCACGCCGGAGAACCGCAGCAGCGGCGTCTTGAACGCCCACACGAGCAGGATCGGGAACCAGAAGACGATCAGCGTCCATGACGCAGACAGCGCGTATCCGAGCGGGTGCAGGGGCCACCACCAGTAAAGCGTTCGCATCGCCGCGAGAAACACGGCGACGACCGCCCCGACGCAGAAGAAGAACGCGGGAACCCAACTGATCGGCGGGCGCAGACCTTCGACGGCAGGCGCGTAGTCCTGGAACGCCCAGATCGGATTGGCGCTGTAGACGTACCCGTAGAGGAAGTTCGCGCCTCGTGTGTAGGGCAGCCAGAGATGGAGCCCCGCCGCGATCACGAACGCGAACGCCATCGCAAGCGGCGCGACGACTAGCAGCGAACGTCGTCGGAAGCCCGCCCCGTCGCTGATCTTCAGGCTGTCCAGGAAGCCCGTCAGCGGCAGACCTCGCAGGTCGCGCGCGAAGATCGCATCCACCAGCGACAGCGTTGTCAGGTTCCGCGCCCCGAGCGCCGCCTTCTGCCCGAACATCGCGTAGAGGTCCGTCGGACGGAAGGACGTCTCGGTCATGGGCATCCCTGCCTCTGCGACGCTCCGCGCCATCACCAGCGCCGTGAAGGCGATGTAGAAACCGAACTGGAAGAGCGCCAGCAGAGGACTGATACCCGCCCAGACGCACCACGCCACCGTTGCGGCGAAGCTGGCTGCCAACCCCCATACCGCAGCGCGATACGAGATGAGCTCCCCAGATTCCTCCTCGCCGCGCGGTATCCGCGCGGCGAAGCGGCGCGCCACCCGCCAGAAATGGGGCAGCCCGGAGTAGATGAAGTAGGCGGTCAGCACGACATAGGCTCCCGCGACCTGATAGCCGATGTAGAGCCGCGTCGGATAGAGCGGCATCGTGCCGATGCGGAAGCCGAGCGCCGTCGCCACGATGTCCTCGACACGTGTTAGCGCGAAGAAGACCCACAGGCTGAAAAGCACCTGCGTCGGCAACAGGTAGAAGAACCCCGTCGCCGCGAACGAGACGAAGAGTGGCGTGTAGAAGATGCCGTTCCACGGCTTCTCGCGCAGCCACGTGTGCAGGTTGTACGACAGCCCGATCTCCGGGACCGTCGGGAGGTGTTGGTGTATGCCGTTCAGGCAGAACACGACCGTCGGCAGACCGAACCCCAGCCACATCAAGGGGTTCCCGAAGAACTCCGCTCGCGCATCCTCGCGCACGAACTCGACAGGAAGCTGAGTCAGCGGGAAGGAGAGCTTCTCGTTGTCCACCCACTGCCGACGGAGGATCGCCGCAAGGCAGAAGAACCCGAAGAACACGCAGAAGGCGAGCACACCCCACGCGGCAAGGGGAACCAGCCACGCATCCCACGGAATCTGCGACGGATCCGCAACCTTCTCGTAAAACAGCTTCGCGATGTCCTGGTTCGCAGGTCCGTTCACGGAGAACGGCACGAGCTCAGGACGCAGGTTGCGGAAGAAGAGGTGCGCCCAGGCGTTCGTGTCGTTGGCGAAGTAGTTGACGGCGACCAGGGCGGGGATCAGCTTCTCCATCAACCCGCGCGACGTGACCATCGCCGCCAGCAGCAGCATGCAATAGACGACCGCCAGTTCGGATCGGCTCAGAGCGAGGTGCGGCGTCCATCGCGCGGCAGGGCGGTTCGCTGCGACCAGGAAGAAGAACAGGGCGACGACAGCCGGAGGGAACTGGAGGAAGCCGATCTGGACGTACGTGATGACCAGTTCGGCGTAGGAAACGATGCCGCACAGCAGCGCGACCAGCGGCAAGCCCACGACAACGACGCGCCACGTCACACCGAATCGGCCGGCCGCGTGTCGATCGTTGGGCTCCATGGGCAGCGCCGCGCTCTATCGCTCGAACAGAATGACGCCGCGCACGTTGAGCCCAGCCTCCATGTCGGCGAAGGCGTCGTTCACCTGGTCGATCGTGTAGGTGCGGGTCACCAGTTCGTCGAGCTTGAGCCTGCCGTCGCGATAGAGATGCAGCAGACGAGGCATATCGACGCGCATCCGAGCCGAGCCGTACATGGATCCGACCAGCCGTCGCTCTCCGTAGGGAAGCATCGCCGCCGGTATCAACACCATCGCGTCCTTCCCTGCGATGCCGATGGCGACGGCGGTTCCGCCGGGGCGCACCATGCGGAACGCCTGGGCGATGGTCGTCGGGTTGCCGATGGCTTCGAACGCGTAGTCCGCGCCTTCACCACCCGTCATCTCCAGCACGCGCTCGACAGCGTCCTCCTTGGATGCATCGACCGCGTCCGTCGCGCCGAAGCGCCTGGCGAACTCCAGCTTCCTGGGAACGATATCGACGACGATGATGCGCCCAGCCCCGACGAGC carries:
- a CDS encoding mandelate racemase/muconate lactonizing enzyme family protein; this translates as MKITSMTPLVLGTSWRNLTFLKLETDDGYVGVSEVRINNRTESLLGYLEGIRKRHVLGSDPFDIEDLTLRIFRNDYGRVGEIAATGISLVEIACWDIVGKVTGQPVYRLLGGACRDRIKAYANGWYRVERTPEEFHAAAKQVIAKGYRALKFDPFGAGHYELDYDEKLRSVALVEAVRDAVGSEVEILVEMHGRFSPATAIDIAAQLERYQPSWVEEPVPPDNLDALRKAAAKIRTPVATGERLHTLFEFRDLFATEAADIIQPDITQMGGILNGKKVAAMADANYVLVAPHNVGGPVSTAAALHFAACTTNFKIQEHFNDFQELWVKETAIGGGYPEVVDGYFPLPTGPGLGVTLNEDLIREHPFQEGSFNLWEDDWHKRKY